One stretch of Falco naumanni isolate bFalNau1 chromosome 7, bFalNau1.pat, whole genome shotgun sequence DNA includes these proteins:
- the NFKBIA gene encoding NF-kappa-B inhibitor alpha, whose translation MRSAAAAAAHSQRSRSAAAMIRARRPVEPPVMEGYEQAKKERQGGFPLDDRHDSGLDSMKEEEYRQLVKELEDIRLQPREPPAWAQQLTEDGDTFLHLAIIHEEKALSLEAIRQTAGDRAFLNFQNNLSQTPLHLAVITDQPEIAEHLLKAGCDLEIRDFRGNTPLHIACQQGSLRSVSVLTQYCQPHHLLAVLQATNYNGHTCLHLASIQGYLAIVEYLLSLGADVNAQEPCSGRTALHLAVDLQNSDLVSLLVKHGADVNKVTYQGYSPYQLTWGRDNSSIQEQLKQLTTAELQMLPESEDEESSESEPEFTEDELIYDDCRIGGRQLTF comes from the exons ATGCGaagcgccgccgccgccgccgctcacTCGCAGCGAAgccgcagcgccgccgccatgatccgcgcccgccgccccgtcGAGCCGCCGGTGATGGAGGGCTACGAGCAAGCGAAGAAAGAGCGTCAGGGCGGCTTCCCGCTCGACGATCGCCACGACAGCGGCCTGGACTCCATGAAGGAGGAGGAGTACCGGCAGCTGGTGAAGGAGCTGGAGGACATACGCCTGCAGCCCCGCGAACCGCCCGCCTGGGCGCAGCAGCTGACGGAGGACGGGGACAC ttTTCTCCACTTGGCGATCATTCACGAGGAGAAGGCCCTGAGCCTGGAGGCGATCCGGCAGACGGCCGGGGACCGCGCTTTCCTCAACTTCCAGAACAACCTCAGCCAG ACTCCTCTTCACCTGGCAGTGATCACCGATCAGCCTGAAATTGCTGAGCATCTTCTGAAGGCTGGATGTGACCTGGAAATCAGAGATTTCCGAGGAAACACCCCTCTGCACATCGCCTGCCAGCAGGGCTCCCTCAGGAGCGTCAGCGTCCTCACGCAGTACTGCCAGCCACACCATCTCCTCGCTGTCCTGCAGGCAACCAACTACAATG GACATACATGTCTCCATTTGGCATCTATTCAAGGATACCTGGCTATTGTCGAATACTTGCTGTCCTTGGGAGCAGATGTAAATGCTCAG GAGCCGTGCAGTGGCAGAACGGCACTACATTTGGCTGTCGACCTGCAGAATTCAGACTTGGTGTCGCTTCTTGTGAAACATGGGGCAGATGTGAACAAAGTGACCTACCAGGGCTATTCCCCCTATCAGCTCACGTGGGGAAGAGACAACTCCAGCATACAGGAACAGCTGAAGCAGCTGACCACAGCCGAGCTGCAGATGTTGCCAGAAAGCGAGGATGAGGAGAGCAGTGAATCGGAGCCTGAATTCACAGAGGATGAA cttATATATGATGACTGCCGTATTGGAGGACGACAgctgacattttaa